A region from the Candidatus Acidiferrales bacterium genome encodes:
- a CDS encoding DUF4097 family beta strand repeat-containing protein, producing the protein MARRTFLAVGSVLMRSARIPAILLLTIVAAATQPACVVGIDGERGTFERSLAVSGVVRLEVQTASGSINISRAVGTEGSVHIVGKFRVGTWLWGDARERARHLKENPPIEQRGSLILVGSGVSRELLRNVQISYEITVPEDTEVVSTAASGQQTIRDVKGPVRATSASGSVTVGNVAKDVTITAASGELSARDIGGNLRASTASGSQTIEDVDGEVRARAASGSLTINQPGRRVDASNASGHIQIRGAKGDVRARNASGGVSVEGNPASGALWEISSASGGIHLRLLEPVDVEVALETRSGSITTDRPITIQSKSRHELRGLIGKPDARIEASTTSGSIRILR; encoded by the coding sequence ATGGCGAGAAGAACGTTTCTTGCCGTCGGGAGTGTCCTGATGCGGTCCGCGCGTATTCCGGCCATCCTTCTGTTGACGATCGTAGCGGCGGCCACGCAGCCGGCCTGCGTGGTTGGTATTGACGGCGAGCGCGGAACGTTTGAAAGGAGCCTGGCGGTCAGCGGCGTGGTACGCCTCGAAGTCCAGACGGCCTCGGGCAGCATCAACATTTCCCGAGCCGTCGGGACCGAGGGCTCAGTGCACATCGTGGGCAAATTTCGAGTCGGCACTTGGCTCTGGGGCGATGCCCGCGAACGTGCCCGGCACCTCAAGGAAAACCCGCCCATCGAGCAGCGCGGCAGCCTCATCCTCGTCGGTTCCGGCGTCAGCCGCGAACTCCTGCGCAACGTCCAGATAAGCTACGAAATTACCGTTCCCGAAGATACCGAAGTGGTGTCCACGGCTGCCTCCGGCCAGCAAACCATCCGCGATGTCAAAGGTCCGGTGCGAGCCACGAGCGCCTCAGGCAGCGTGACCGTGGGGAACGTGGCCAAAGATGTGACCATAACGGCAGCCAGCGGCGAATTGAGCGCGCGGGACATTGGCGGCAATCTCCGCGCCAGCACTGCCAGCGGCTCGCAAACGATCGAGGACGTTGACGGCGAGGTGCGCGCCCGGGCAGCCAGCGGCTCGCTCACCATCAACCAACCGGGCCGGCGCGTGGACGCCAGCAATGCCAGCGGGCATATCCAAATTCGCGGCGCGAAGGGAGATGTTCGGGCGCGCAATGCTTCCGGTGGGGTTTCGGTCGAGGGCAACCCGGCGAGTGGCGCTCTCTGGGAAATTAGCAGCGCGTCGGGCGGCATCCATTTGCGCCTGCTCGAGCCGGTGGACGTCGAAGTGGCCCTCGAAACCCGCTCGGGCAGCATCACCACCGACCGGCCGATCACCATCCAGTCGAAATCGCGGCATGAGCTCCGCGGCCTCATTGGCAAGCCGGACGCCCGCATCGAAGCCTCCACCACCTCGGGCTCGATCCGCATCCTGCGTTAG